Part of the Rhodocyclaceae bacterium genome is shown below.
GTGATCCCGGGCAGCGACGGTGCCGGCCGCATCGACCGCGTCGGACCCTACGTCGACCCCGGACGAATCGGCGAGCGCGTCTGGATCTACAACGCGCAGTGGGGCCGGCCGTTCGGGGCGAGCGCGCAGTTCGTCTGCCTGCCCGAGACGCTGGCCGTTCCCTTGCCGGAATCGCTCGATTTCGCGCAGGGCGCATGCCTCGGCATCCCCTGCATGACCGCCCACCGGTGCCTGTTCGCCGACGGGCCGGTCGCTGGCCTGAACGTGCTGGTCACCGGCGGCGCGGGCGTCGTCGGCCACTACGCGATCCAGTTGGCGAAATGGGCCGGGGCTCGCGTGGCCGCGACGGTCAGTTCGCCCGAGAAGGCCGCGCATGCGCACGCGGCAGGCGCAGACGTCGTGGTCGACTACCGGCGTTCGGACGTGGTGCGGGAAGTGCGGGCGGCGCTGGGCGGCATCGATCGGGTGGTGGAGGTCGACCTCGGCGTGAACCTGCCGGTGTCTGCTGAACTGCTGCGGCCCAACGGTGCGATCGCCGCCTACGCGACTACCGGCAAGCCG
Proteins encoded:
- a CDS encoding NADPH:quinone reductase; translation: MLAAWYETNGPAGEVLQVGERPDPEPGPHEVRVRLHAAAVNPSDVKARAGSRKPIPPYVIPGSDGAGRIDRVGPYVDPGRIGERVWIYNAQWGRPFGASAQFVCLPETLAVPLPESLDFAQGACLGIPCMTAHRCLFADGPVAGLNVLVTGGAGVVGHYAIQLAKWAGARVAATVSSPEKAAHAHAAGADVVVDYRRSDVVREVRAALGGIDRVVEVDLGVNLPVSAELLRPNGAIAAYATTGKPVPELPYASMLWKNPVVRQVFVYTMPDAAKRHAIADIGRWLREEKSVGGPSFAISGRFPLEHAVDAHRAVESGTKIGQVVLDIP